CAAGCCAttctttaggggggggggggggggggggattagtcTCAAACTCCTTCTACATTTCTACTGAGAGCATCATCAAGCCATTCTTTAAGGGGGGGTCTCAAACTCCCTCTACATTTTCAGCCTCTGTTTTACTACTACACACAACAGCTTCAGTCTCAGAAATTGTGTGAACGGAAATCCCTTCTTCAGAAATGTGGGATGTGCACTAGAAGAGTGTAGGATACTGCTCTTGTCTGTAGGTTTTGTGTACTTAGTAGTGGACAAAGACCCGGAGTGAATGCACAAGGGTATCAAGGAAGGATCTCTaactcaatatatatattttacattgtgacattattcattaaaatactccttctacaatgttaaaacattctacattgtgacatcattaaaacactcctactacaatgttaaaacattctacattgtgacatcattaaaacactcctactacaatgttaaaacattctacattgtgacatcattaaaatactccttctacaatgttaaaacattctacattgtgacatcattaaaacactcctactacaatgttaaaacattctacattgtgacatcattaaaatactccttctacaatgttaaaacattctacattgtgacattatttcattgacATCATAAAACAACTCCTTCCTGTAtattctgatgtttgatcagatatATTTTACCAGAGTATCTCTTcacacattgatcacagctacaTTATTTATTTCCTGTGTGTATATCAGAGTAAAATTCTTCCCATATTGATTTCAACTATGAGGattctgtcctgtgtgtgttctctggtgcatagacagatggctagatgtagtaaaacacttcccacattgagcacagctataaggtttctctcctgtgtgcgtTCTCTGGTGTCTAGTCAGACTGTTAGACTtaataaaactcttcccacattgagtacagctataaggtttctctcctgtgtgtgttctctggtgtactatCAAGCTGTGTGAGTGAGTaaagctcttcccacattgatcacagctataaggcttctctcctgtgtgtgttctctggtgtactatCAAGCTGTTTGAGTGAgtaaatctcttcccacattgatcacagctataaggcttctctcctgtgtgtgttctctgatgtgaTTTTAAATGTCCCGACGAAACAAATCTCTTTCCACAGTCggagcagtggtaaggtttctctccggtgtgtgttctctggtgtactatCAAGCTGTTTGAGTGAGTaaagctcttcccacattgataacagctataaggtttctctccagtgtgaattcTCTGGTGTAATTGTAATGTAGATGATTTTGAaaagctcttcccacagtcagagcagctataaggtttctctccggtgtgaattctctggtgtgattGTAATATAGATGATTTTGAaaagctcttcccacagtcagagcagctataaggcttctctcctgtatggctTCTCTGATGTATTTTAAGGTCTGCTGAAGAGGTGAATCTCTTCTCACAGTCAGAGCAACAGTGAGGTTTCTCGCCAGTGTGTATTCTCAGGTGTGCTGTCATGCTGCTTGAggcagcaaaactcttcccacattgattacagctatacggcttatctcctgtgtgtgttctctggtgcaacgtcagctggctagatgtagtaaaattcatcccacattgatcacagatataaggcttctctcctgtgtgtgttctctgatgtgaTTTTAAATGTCCTGACGAAACAAATCTctttacacagtcagagcagtggtaaggcttctctcctgtgtgtgttctctggtgtgttttCAGGCTGCTTGGAAcattaaaactcttcccacactgatcacagatatacggtttctctcctgtatggATTCTCTGGTGTCTTATAAGGTCTGCCGAAGAGGTaagtctcttcccacagtcagcgCAGCAGTGAGGTGTCTTTCCTGTGGGTCTCCGCTGGTGTTTCTCGAGGTGTTCTGATGTGGagggactcttctctgcctcgtcagcatcatgttgttgttgaggctccccagaggatccacgatagtcacgtctctctcctgtgtgaatgacaaagtcagacagatgataaaaggcccacaacagcagagaTCCACTGTAGgaggtgatgccaacagcatagccatgatgttgtacaacaattgacgtctgtaatgaatgttaaaattatttgacacatttagtcttgttttcacattagtagtaaaaTACTGTCTATTTGAGGTAAAAGGTGATTGCCCGTGATGTTTTATAACAATTTAAGTCATTTATAGGTttcttatgagtgcatttcacaatacttttggattataattgtaaaggCTACTTTATGCCATTGTTTCAAAACAACTGCTTTATACTTTTAAAAAAACTTTAATTTCAACCAGAAAAATCTCTTTGGCTAGCTTTGCTGACAGTCTATGTCAATAAGAGTTAGCATTCCAGCTAACAGCTTTGctaccagcctatgtcaataagcgttcgcatactagctaacagctttgcttccagcctatgtcaataagcgttagcatttaAGCTAACAGCTTTActaccagcctatgtcaataagcgttagcattccACCTCACAGCTTTGCCTcaagcctatgtcaataagcgttagcatactagctaacagctttgcttccggctatgtcaataagcgttagcattctagctcaCAGCTTTGActccagcctatgtcaataagcgttagcatactaGCAAACAGCTTTGActccagcctatgtcaataagcgttagcatactagctaacagctttgcttccagcctatgtcaataagcgttagcattctagctaaaaGCTTTGCCTCctgcctatgtcaataagcgttagcatttaagctaacagctttgcttccagcctatgccaataagcgttagcattccACCTCACAGCTTTGCctccagcctatgtcaataagcgttagcatactagctaacagcttggcctccagcctatgtcaataagcgttagcattctagctaaaaGCTTTGCCTCctgcctatgtcaataagcgttagcatttaAGCTAATAGCTTTGcttccagcctatgtcaataagcgttagcattatagctaacagctttgctaacagcctatgtcaataagcgttagcattatagctaacagctttgctaccagcctatgtcaataagcgttagcattccACCTCACAGCTTTGCctccagcctatgtcaataagcgttagcattctagctaacagctttactaccagcctatgtcaataagcgttagcattccACCTCACAGCTTTGCctccagcctatgtcaataagcgttagcatactagctaacagctttgcttccggctatgtcaataagcgttagcattctagctcaCAGCTTTGActccagcctatgtcaataagcgttagcatactagctaacagctttgcttccagcctatgtcaataagcgttagcattctagctaaaaGCTTTGCCTCctgcctatgtcaataagcgttagcatttaagctaacagctttgcttccagcctatgccaataagcgttagcattctagctaacagctttgcttccagcctatgtcaataagcgttagcattccACCTCACAGCTTTGCctccagcctatgtcaataagcgttagcatactagctaacagctttgcttccagcctatgtcaataagcgttagcattctagctaacagctttgctaccagcctatgtcaataagcgttagcattgtagctaacagctttgctaccagcctatgtcaataagcgttagcattatagctaacagctttgcttccagcctatgtcaataagcgttagcattccACCTCACAGCTTTGcttccagcctatgtcaataagcgttagcattctagctaacagctttgctaccagcctatgtcaataagcgttagcattgtagctaacagctttgctaccagcctatgtcaataagcgttagcattatagctaacagctttgcttccagcctatgtcaataagcgttagcatactagctaacagctttgctaccagcctatgtcaataagcgttagcatactagctaacagctttgctaccagcctatgtcaataagcgttagcattctagctaacagctttgcttccagcctatgtcaataagcttTAGCATACTAGATAACAGCTTTGctaccagcctatgtcaataagcgttagcatactaGATAACAGCTTTGctaccagcctatgtcaataagcgttagcattctagctaacagctttgctaccagcctatgtcaataagcgttagcattctagctaacagctttgctaccagcctatgtcaataagcgttagcattctagctaacagctttgcttccagcctatgtcaataagcttTAGCATACTAGATAACAGCTTTGctaccagcctatgtcaataagcgttagcatactaGATAACAGCTTTGctaccagcctatgtcaataagcgttagcattctagctaacagctttgctaccagcctatgtcaataagcgttagcattctagctaacagcttgctaccagcctatgtcaataagcgttagcatactagctaacagctttgctaccagcctatgtcaataagcgttagcatactagctaacagctttgcttccagcctatgtcaataagcgttagcattctagctaacagctttgcttccAGCCTAGCGTTAGCATTTAAGCTAACAACTGCTGCAtccaaaatacatatttgtaatTATCAACCAAATAGTCTCTTAGAGAAATAATCAAACAATTGTAAGTCTATGACAACCCCAAAAACTGTTTATTGTTTAgcagtaataacctggtaaatccCAGATGATAGCATAGACCTAAtttaggacccataacttcacctaacaacaacatagacctaggactataaatcatttaaaacaacatttaaaacatggacaaaaaaatgtttttgtcatgacatttcataacctgatcaccagataattttgtgaataatcccactaggctactctgtaatgtgacgtcattctaaatgtcctgaataaaggaaaatagctctgtgtgttgtacaatagcctatccatcaaggaacagttctctacacattatgagctaagtatctctgtgtGTCCAAACTGACACAGAAACATTTGAAAACATTAAACACACTACCTTGATGCTTTCTCAGTTAAATCTAACTAGACCCTGctgtgaatcaaatcaaatgttacttgtcacatgctccgaatacaacaggtgtagtagacctcacagtgatatgcagaatacaacaggtgtagtagacctcacagtgaaatactgactgaccagcccttaaccaacaggtgtagacctcacagtgaaatgctgactgtccagcccttaaccaacaggtgtagaccaggtgtagacctcacagtgatatgcagaatacaacaggtgtagacctcacagtgatatgcagaatacaacaggtgtagtagacctcacagtgatatgcagaatacaacaggtgtagtagacctcacagtgaaatgctgaatacaacaggtgtagtagacctcacagtgaaatgctgaatacaacaggtgtagtagaccttacagtgaaatgctgaatacaacaggtgtagtagaccttacagtgaaatgctgactgaccagccctgaaccaacaggtgtagacctcacagtgaaatgctgactgaccagcccttaacctataggtgtagacctcacagtgaaatgctgactgaccagccctgaaccaacaggtgtagacctcacagtgaaatactgactgaccagcccttaacctataggtgtagacctcacagtgaaatgctgactgaccagccctgaaccaacaggtgtagacctcacagtgaaatgctgactgtcCAGCCTTTAACCtataggtgtagacctcacagtgaaatacagactgaccagcccttaaccaacaggtgtagacctcacagtgaaatacagactgaccagcccttaaccaacaggtgtagacctcacagtgaaatactgactgaccagtccttaaccaacaggtgtagaccttaaccaacaggtgtagacctcacagttaAATGCAGACTGACCAGcctttaaccaacaggtgtagaccttaaccaacaggtgtagacctcacagtgaaatactgactgtccagcctttaaccaacatgtgtagaccttaaccaacaggtgtagacctcacagtgaaatactgactgaccagcccttaacctataggtgtagacctcacagtgaaatactgactgaccagcccttaaccaacaggtgtagacctcacagtgaaatgctgactgaccagcctttaaccaacaggtgtagacctcacagtgaaatgctgactgaccagcccttaaccaacaggtgtagacctcacagtgaaatactgactgaccagccTTTAACCtataggtgtagacctcacagtgaaatgctgactgtccagcccttaaccaacaggtgtagaccttaaccaacaggtgtagacctcacagtgaaatactgactgaccagcccttaaccaacaggtgtagacctcacagtgaaatgctgactgaccagcccttaaccaacaggtgtagacctcacagtgaaatgctgactgaccagcccttaaccaacaagtgtagaactcacagtgaaatactgactgtccagcccttaaccaacaggtgtagacctcacagtgaaatactgactgaccagcccttaaccaacaggtgtagacctcacagtgaaatactgactgaccagcccttaaccaacaggtgtagaccttaaccaacaggtgtagacctcacagtgaaatactgactgaccagcccttaaccaacaggtgtagacctcacagtgaaatactgactgaccagcccttaaccaacaggtgtagacctcacagtgaaatgctgactgaccagcccttaaccaacaggtgtagacctcacagtgaaatactgactgaccagcccttaaccaacaggtgtagacctcacagtgaaatactgactgaccagcccttaaccaacaggtgtagacctcacagtgaaatgctgactgtcCAGCCTTTAACCtataggtgtagacctcacagtgaaatacagactgaccagcccttaaccaacaggtgtagacctcacagtgaaatacagactgaccagcccttaaccaacaggtgtagacctcacagtgaaatacagactgaccagcccttaaccaacaggtgtagacctcacagtgaaatacagactgaccagcccttaaccaacaggtgtagacctcacagtgaaatactgactgaccagtccttaaccaacaggtgtagaccttaaccaacaggtgtagacctcacagttaAATGCAGACTGACCAGcctttaaccaacaggtgtagaccttaaccaacaggtgtagacctaacagtgaaatactgactgtccagcctttaaccaacatgtgtagaccttaaccaacaggtgtagacctcacagtgaaatactgactgaccagcccttaacctataggtgtagacctcacagtgaaatactgactgaccagcccttaaccaacaggtgt
The DNA window shown above is from Salvelinus fontinalis isolate EN_2023a chromosome 40, ASM2944872v1, whole genome shotgun sequence and carries:
- the LOC129839833 gene encoding zinc finger protein ZFP2-like, yielding MSSPSYSSPVEEEEVCWTEKEGLGLNVVVKEEKEEEDVTVKQEVEDEAVTVKEEEKDILVKEEEDAFRVKEGEAVTVKEEEKDVSVKEEEDAFRVKEEEDVTVKEEEKEKEEDAVFGVKKEGEITVTLKDEEEDTGDLINTRERRDYRGSSGEPQQQHDADEAEKSPSTSEHLEKHQRRPTGKTPHCCADCGKRLTSSADLIRHQRIHTGEKPYICDQCGKSFNVPSSLKTHQRTHTGEKPYHCSDCVKRFVSSGHLKSHQRTHTGEKPYICDQCGMNFTTSSQLTLHQRTHTGDKPYSCNQCGKSFAASSSMTAHLRIHTGEKPHCCSDCEKRFTSSADLKIHQRSHTGEKPYSCSDCGKSFSKSSILQSHQRIHTGEKPYSCSDCGKSFSKSSTLQLHQRIHTGEKPYSCYQCGKSFTHSNSLIVHQRTHTGEKPYHCSDCGKRFVSSGHLKSHQRTHTGEKPYSCDQCGKRFTHSNSLIVHQRTHTGEKPYSCDQCGKSFTHSHSLIVHQRTHTGEKPYSCTQCGKSFIKSNSLTRHQRTHTGEKPYSCAQCGKCFTTSSHLSMHQRTHTGQNPHS